A genomic stretch from Caldicellulosiruptoraceae bacterium PP1 includes:
- a CDS encoding DNA internalization-related competence protein ComEC/Rec2: MKRQTFWILLSICLSIFIVKITSNILIIAILFFILIGLFYKFTFKNKTLFVLICLVSIFTLFRTFYFLYLFNADLNFHNKEVKLIACISSFPEKSEKYQTFFASTNINNKEIKIRVKTSLKNDFLYNDLITVIGKLKIPTPKTNYGGFDYREYLKSKKTLYTIYSDNIEVLKRSQNILAYINLLLQKISTILNNNFQKDKSSMLLGIIFGNKNFIPDDIYKDFQRAGLAHLLAASGGNIGILCIFIEFLFIHIFKYYNRYINNIIIILLILLYSILSGFGASIVRATIMALIYYAGKIIYKNVDTLNSLFLAAILVLIINPMDLFNISFQLSYICVLSIIIFNKKIFNFIEKYIRIKSIASVISITLSSQILILPFLIIYFHEISIVSVFTNIAAIILTSILIPLGLIYIIFELFGFNFYLFKFTVDKLTNLLILSSKISHLKFTYIKIIYFDIIIAVVYYLIILLLMNKQYRKYILSLCLILAFIISLGYFDNLKDLKISILDVGQGDSSFISYKGFNILIDTGPENDDFNAVSYNILPFLFHNKIDKIDILILSHEHDDHCGGLQDLFQNIEVKNIFTTDKTYIEKHNLLVNKNVYIVKKPLNMKIKNLNIALFPPYNDDSNGCLVSRFKLNKFSILFTGDISMTSEEKLIYFNLKSTILKIAHHGSSTSTSQKFLNYIKPKFAIISVGRDNRFNHPSEIVTKRLEENKIKIFRTDVNGEIDIKTDGTTLRIIPFLR, from the coding sequence ATGAAAAGGCAGACATTTTGGATTCTTTTATCTATATGTCTTAGTATTTTTATTGTTAAAATAACCTCAAACATTTTGATAATAGCTATTTTATTTTTTATTTTAATAGGACTATTCTATAAGTTTACATTTAAAAATAAAACATTATTTGTATTGATTTGTCTTGTTTCTATATTTACTTTATTCAGAACTTTTTATTTTTTATATTTATTTAATGCTGATTTAAACTTTCATAACAAAGAGGTTAAACTTATAGCATGTATTTCTTCATTTCCAGAGAAATCAGAAAAATACCAAACCTTTTTTGCATCAACTAATATTAATAATAAGGAAATAAAGATTAGAGTGAAAACATCATTGAAAAATGATTTTCTTTACAATGATTTAATTACTGTAATAGGAAAGCTCAAAATACCTACGCCAAAAACCAATTATGGTGGATTTGATTATAGAGAATATCTTAAATCCAAAAAAACTTTATATACAATCTATTCAGATAATATAGAAGTTCTAAAAAGAAGCCAAAACATATTAGCTTATATAAATTTATTACTCCAAAAGATTTCAACTATTCTTAATAATAATTTCCAAAAAGATAAAAGCTCAATGTTATTAGGAATAATATTTGGTAATAAGAATTTCATTCCAGATGATATTTATAAGGACTTTCAAAGAGCAGGACTTGCACATCTATTAGCAGCTTCAGGTGGTAATATTGGTATTTTATGCATTTTCATTGAATTTTTATTTATACATATTTTTAAATATTATAATAGATATATTAATAACATAATAATCATATTATTGATTTTATTATATTCTATACTTTCTGGTTTTGGAGCTTCTATTGTGCGTGCAACTATAATGGCATTAATTTATTATGCAGGAAAGATAATATACAAAAATGTTGACACACTAAATTCATTATTTTTAGCTGCTATATTGGTGCTTATTATAAATCCTATGGATTTGTTTAATATCAGTTTTCAATTATCTTACATTTGTGTTTTATCAATAATAATATTTAATAAAAAAATTTTTAATTTTATTGAAAAATATATCAGAATTAAAAGTATAGCTTCAGTTATAAGTATTACTTTATCATCGCAAATATTGATATTACCATTCTTAATAATATATTTTCATGAAATATCTATTGTGTCAGTATTTACTAATATAGCTGCTATTATATTAACAAGTATTTTGATACCATTAGGACTTATATATATAATATTTGAATTGTTTGGATTTAATTTTTATTTGTTCAAATTCACTGTAGATAAACTTACTAATTTGTTGATTTTATCATCGAAAATTTCACATTTAAAATTTACATATATTAAGATTATATATTTTGATATTATTATAGCAGTAGTTTATTATTTAATTATACTGTTATTAATGAATAAGCAATATAGAAAGTATATATTGAGTTTATGTTTAATCTTAGCTTTTATTATTTCATTAGGTTATTTTGATAATTTAAAAGACCTTAAAATAAGCATTTTAGATGTAGGACAAGGAGATAGCTCTTTTATATCTTATAAAGGATTTAATATACTTATAGATACTGGACCAGAAAATGATGATTTTAATGCTGTTTCATATAATATTCTGCCGTTCTTATTTCATAATAAAATCGATAAAATTGATATTTTGATATTATCACATGAGCATGATGATCATTGTGGTGGGTTACAAGATTTGTTTCAAAATATAGAGGTTAAAAATATTTTTACTACTGATAAAACATATATTGAAAAACATAATTTACTGGTAAACAAGAATGTTTATATTGTAAAAAAGCCTTTAAATATGAAAATCAAAAATTTGAATATTGCATTATTTCCTCCATATAATGATGATTCAAATGGTTGTTTAGTTTCAAGATTTAAATTAAATAAATTCAGCATACTTTTTACTGGTGATATCTCTATGACATCTGAAGAAAAATTGATATATTTTAATTTGAAATCTACCATTCTAAAGATAGCACATCATGGTAGTTCCACCTCAACAAGCCAAAAGTTTTTAAATTATATAAAACCTAAATTTGCTATAATATCTGTTGGACGTGATAATAGATTTAATCATCCTTCAGAAATTGTAACAAAAAGGCTTGAAGAAAATAAAATAAAGATATTTAGAACTGATGTTAATGGAGAAATAGATATAAAAACAGATGGAACTACATTGAGAATTATACCTTTTTTGAGGTGA
- a CDS encoding putative DNA modification/repair radical SAM protein, with translation MDIIEKVQILGAGAKYDVSCASSGSKRETNAGIGNTFSAGICHTWTEDGRCVSLLKILFTNECIFDCAYCINRRSNDIKRASFTPQEIAELTINFYKRNYIEGLFLSSAIKNSPDWTMEMLTKTVELLRKTYHFNGYIHIKAIPGSSEILLNKAGLLVDRMSVNIELPSEKSLKLLAPQKDKEKLIKPMKIIKNGIEKSIDEKKNFKKAALYVPAGQSTQMIIGATKDTDYQIIKLSQNLYKKIGLKRVYYSAYTPVNNDSRIENVSSPPLLREHRLYQADWLIRVYNFDADELLNDNQNLPLEYDPKVLWALKNLDKFPIEINKCSYEQLIRVPGIGINSAKRIISARHFHSLSFEDLKKIGVVLKRAKFFITCNGKMFEKVNYNPDILKLLLIEKVENKENLSYSQISFFESGIFKSAITGEL, from the coding sequence GTGGATATTATTGAGAAGGTTCAAATATTAGGAGCAGGTGCTAAATATGATGTGTCTTGTGCTTCAAGTGGAAGTAAAAGGGAAACTAACGCTGGAATAGGCAATACTTTTAGTGCAGGAATATGTCATACTTGGACTGAAGATGGAAGGTGTGTTTCACTTCTTAAAATCCTTTTTACTAATGAATGTATTTTTGACTGTGCATATTGTATAAATAGAAGAAGTAATGATATTAAAAGAGCCTCATTTACCCCTCAAGAGATTGCAGAACTCACCATTAATTTTTATAAAAGAAATTATATTGAAGGATTATTTTTAAGCTCTGCAATAAAAAATTCACCTGATTGGACAATGGAGATGCTTACTAAAACAGTTGAACTACTAAGAAAAACATATCACTTTAATGGGTATATTCACATAAAAGCTATACCTGGTTCTTCTGAGATTTTATTAAATAAAGCAGGTTTATTAGTTGATAGAATGAGTGTAAATATTGAGCTACCATCTGAAAAAAGCCTAAAACTTTTGGCACCACAGAAAGATAAAGAAAAGTTAATTAAACCAATGAAAATAATAAAAAATGGGATAGAAAAAAGTATTGATGAAAAGAAAAATTTTAAAAAAGCTGCATTATATGTCCCAGCGGGTCAAAGTACTCAGATGATTATTGGTGCTACAAAGGATACAGATTACCAAATTATAAAGCTCTCACAAAATCTTTACAAGAAAATTGGACTAAAAAGGGTATATTATTCTGCATATACCCCTGTTAACAATGACTCCCGAATAGAAAATGTTTCTTCACCACCACTACTAAGAGAACATAGACTTTATCAGGCAGATTGGCTAATTAGAGTGTATAATTTTGATGCTGATGAATTGTTAAATGACAACCAAAATCTACCATTAGAATATGATCCTAAGGTTTTATGGGCCTTAAAAAATTTAGATAAATTTCCTATTGAAATTAATAAATGTTCATACGAGCAATTAATAAGAGTGCCAGGCATTGGTATTAATTCTGCTAAGAGAATAATATCAGCCAGACATTTTCATTCACTTTCATTTGAAGACCTTAAAAAAATTGGAGTTGTTTTGAAAAGAGCTAAATTTTTTATTACATGCAATGGAAAAATGTTTGAAAAAGTAAATTATAACCCTGATATACTTAAATTATTATTAATAGAGAAAGTAGAGAATAAAGAAAACTTATCATATTCTCAGATATCTTTTTTTGAATCTGGAATATTTAAATCAGCAATTACAGGTGAATTATAA
- a CDS encoding TIGR03915 family putative DNA repair protein — translation MDVYIYDGSFYGFISLISMLNNKKENVDIKSIKNYQPNFIDNAIYCNTNIKAAKQFLKDFKQRFGNNLYNILLYSFLSEKLDIEVSIYNFILLLQKDGGKIIKDYSNIYVYNVYTGCKKTMREFNKYIGLLRFSTTKNNTLVAMFAPETNILYPISLFFKKRFSSFDWIIIDTKRKNIALYKNKVLKYITNKNLEKLIYSKDELDYNKLWKKYLSAITIKERKNYKLHVQNMPKKYWKYLVEKN, via the coding sequence ATGGATGTTTATATATATGATGGAAGTTTTTATGGATTTATAAGTTTAATTTCAATGTTAAATAATAAAAAAGAAAATGTTGATATAAAGAGTATAAAAAATTATCAACCTAATTTTATTGATAATGCTATATATTGCAATACTAATATAAAAGCAGCAAAGCAATTTTTAAAAGATTTTAAACAGCGTTTTGGGAATAATCTATATAATATTTTATTATATTCATTTTTATCAGAAAAACTGGATATTGAAGTTAGTATATATAATTTTATATTACTACTACAAAAAGATGGTGGGAAGATTATCAAAGATTATTCTAACATTTATGTTTATAATGTTTATACAGGATGTAAAAAAACCATGAGAGAGTTCAATAAGTATATAGGACTTTTAAGATTTTCAACCACTAAAAATAATACTTTGGTTGCTATGTTTGCACCAGAGACAAATATATTATATCCAATTTCTTTATTTTTTAAGAAACGTTTTAGCAGTTTTGATTGGATTATTATTGATACTAAGAGAAAAAATATAGCTTTATACAAAAATAAAGTGTTAAAATACATTACAAATAAAAATTTAGAAAAATTAATATATAGCAAAGATGAATTAGATTACAACAAATTATGGAAGAAATATCTTAGTGCCATTACAATAAAAGAGAGAAAAAATTATAAATTGCATGTTCAAAATATGCCCAAAAAATATTGGAAATATTTAGTTGAAAAAAATTAA
- a CDS encoding ABC transporter permease, whose product MLRYILKRVVWAIISLFFIVTITFFLMRMIPGGPFTGEKTLPQQILDNLNAKYGLNQPLHIQYIKYVKSLLRLDLGVSMRHPGQTVNEIIARTFPVSAKIGLLSIIFTLLIGIPLGVWSALHQGKWQDNLSMIIATIFITIPSFVLAVLLVYFFGVKLGLLPVMGLDEARSYILPVVSLSAYSLSFIARLIRSSMIESLSQDYIRTAKAKGLSKTKVVYKHALKNSLIPVVTYLGPLIAGVLTGSFVVEKIFLIPGMGQFYVTSISDRDYSLVMGTTIFYAAFLILMNLIVDIIYVFIDPRIKLED is encoded by the coding sequence GTGCTAAGGTATATACTTAAAAGGGTAGTATGGGCAATAATATCTTTATTCTTTATCGTAACAATTACTTTTTTTCTTATGAGGATGATTCCTGGTGGACCATTCACAGGTGAAAAGACATTACCACAACAGATACTTGATAATTTAAATGCAAAGTATGGACTTAACCAACCTTTACATATTCAATATATTAAGTATGTAAAGAGCTTACTTAGACTTGATTTAGGTGTTTCTATGCGTCATCCAGGTCAAACAGTAAATGAGATTATTGCAAGAACATTTCCTGTTTCTGCAAAAATAGGCTTGTTGTCTATAATATTTACTTTGTTAATAGGCATTCCTTTAGGTGTTTGGTCAGCATTACATCAAGGGAAGTGGCAAGATAATTTGTCAATGATTATAGCAACAATATTTATAACAATTCCAAGCTTTGTTTTAGCAGTATTACTTGTTTATTTCTTTGGTGTAAAGCTTGGTTTATTACCTGTTATGGGGTTGGATGAAGCGAGAAGTTATATACTCCCTGTTGTATCGTTGTCGGCTTATTCATTATCCTTTATTGCACGATTAATAAGAAGTTCAATGATTGAAAGCCTATCACAAGATTATATTAGGACTGCAAAAGCAAAAGGTTTATCCAAAACTAAAGTTGTATACAAGCATGCATTAAAAAATTCGTTAATTCCTGTTGTTACTTACTTAGGTCCGCTAATAGCAGGGGTATTAACTGGAAGTTTTGTTGTAGAAAAAATATTTCTAATTCCTGGTATGGGACAATTTTATGTAACAAGTATTTCTGATAGAGATTATTCACTTGTTATGGGTACAACAATCTTTTATGCAGCATTTTTAATATTAATGAACTTAATAGTTGATATAATATATGTATTTATTGACCCACGTATTAAGTTAGAGGATTAA
- a CDS encoding NAD(P)/FAD-dependent oxidoreductase — translation MKYDVIIVGAGPCGIFTAYELIKLNNNIKILIIEKGRDIDSRDCPKRITNVCVNCKPCNITTGFSGAGAFSDGKLSLSPNVGGRLADYIGYNNTIEYINYADSIYLQYGADKKVYGTNSEVIEDIKRKATVANLNLIESPIRHLGTEEAKKIYKSIQDHLINSGIEIKFKTAVKDLIIESNTIKGVITDKDQTFYANKVVIAVGREGAHWLSEVINKYNIPCDNNRVDIGVRVETPNHIWKGITEHLYESKFIYYTKTFDDKVRTFCMNPGGYVAVEHYDNLAVVNGHSYKNTKSENTNFALLVSKHFTDPFRDSIKYGKYIAELANMLSGGKIIVQRYGDFIKGRRSNEERINRNSVIPTLQDAVAGDLSLVLPYRLMLDIKEMIEALDFVVNGVASFDTLLYGIEVKFYSNEVRVNKNFESLNIKNLYFGGDGAGITRGLMQASVNGILIARNIINMED, via the coding sequence ATGAAATATGATGTAATTATTGTAGGAGCAGGGCCATGTGGTATTTTTACTGCATATGAACTTATAAAATTAAATAATAATATAAAAATACTTATTATTGAAAAAGGTAGAGACATTGATTCAAGAGATTGTCCTAAAAGAATAACAAATGTATGTGTTAATTGCAAACCTTGCAACATTACAACTGGATTTTCAGGTGCTGGTGCTTTCTCTGACGGTAAGCTATCATTATCGCCTAATGTTGGAGGAAGGCTTGCTGACTATATAGGCTATAATAATACTATTGAATATATTAACTATGCCGATAGTATTTATCTTCAATATGGTGCTGATAAAAAGGTTTATGGAACAAATTCTGAGGTTATTGAGGATATAAAAAGAAAAGCAACAGTTGCAAATCTCAATCTTATTGAAAGTCCAATAAGGCATTTAGGAACAGAGGAAGCTAAAAAGATATATAAAAGTATTCAAGATCATCTAATAAATAGTGGTATTGAAATAAAATTTAAAACTGCAGTAAAGGATTTAATTATTGAAAGTAATACTATAAAAGGTGTTATTACTGATAAAGATCAAACATTTTATGCTAATAAAGTAGTAATAGCTGTAGGGAGAGAAGGAGCTCATTGGCTATCCGAGGTTATAAATAAATATAACATTCCTTGCGATAATAACAGAGTTGATATAGGTGTAAGGGTAGAAACACCAAATCATATTTGGAAAGGAATAACAGAACATCTTTACGAGAGCAAATTTATTTATTATACAAAAACTTTTGATGATAAAGTAAGAACATTTTGTATGAATCCTGGTGGATATGTTGCTGTTGAGCATTATGATAACTTAGCTGTTGTAAATGGACATAGCTATAAGAATACTAAAAGCGAAAACACAAACTTTGCTTTACTTGTTTCTAAACATTTTACAGATCCATTTAGAGACAGTATAAAATATGGTAAGTATATTGCTGAGCTTGCAAACATGCTATCAGGTGGAAAAATAATTGTTCAAAGATATGGTGATTTCATCAAAGGTAGACGTTCAAATGAAGAAAGAATAAATAGAAATTCTGTAATTCCTACACTACAAGATGCAGTTGCAGGGGACTTGAGCTTAGTATTACCATATAGACTTATGTTAGATATAAAGGAAATGATTGAAGCATTAGACTTTGTTGTTAATGGTGTTGCATCTTTTGATACATTACTTTATGGAATTGAAGTAAAATTTTATTCCAATGAGGTTAGAGTAAACAAAAACTTTGAAAGCTTGAATATAAAGAATTTATATTTTGGAGGAGATGGAGCTGGTATCACCAGAGGTTTAATGCAAGCAAGTGTAAATGGCATTTTAATTGCAAGAAATATTATCAATATGGAGGATTAA
- a CDS encoding L-lactate dehydrogenase translates to MRKPGKIVIIGTGFVGSSTAFAIMDAGLATELVLIDVNKEKAEGEAMDLNHGISFVKPVKIYAGDYSDCKDADIVIITAGANQKPGETRLDLTKKNATITKSIVENIIKYTTDAILLMVTNPVDILTYVVYKVSQLPKNQVIGSGTVLDSSRFRYLLAQHCNVDVRNVHAYILGEHGDSEMAAWSLTNIGGVNFMQECLLCGNNCPPTVKQEIFDKVKNAAYEIIQRKGATYYAIALAVRRIVESIIRNENTILPVSSVVDDVFGISDIAISLPSVVNNTGVVKVFDIPLTDEEIKSLQNSAKVLKETIKSLEI, encoded by the coding sequence ATGAGAAAACCTGGAAAGATTGTTATTATTGGAACTGGTTTTGTTGGATCATCTACTGCATTTGCAATTATGGATGCTGGTCTTGCTACTGAACTTGTTCTTATTGATGTAAATAAAGAAAAGGCTGAAGGCGAAGCTATGGATTTAAATCATGGCATCTCATTTGTAAAACCAGTTAAAATATATGCAGGTGATTACAGTGATTGTAAGGATGCAGACATTGTTATAATAACAGCAGGTGCAAATCAAAAACCAGGTGAAACAAGGCTAGATTTAACAAAAAAGAATGCAACAATTACAAAATCAATCGTTGAAAATATTATTAAATATACAACTGATGCAATATTATTAATGGTAACCAACCCTGTTGATATTTTAACTTATGTTGTTTATAAGGTGTCACAGTTGCCAAAAAATCAGGTTATTGGTTCAGGAACTGTATTGGATAGTTCAAGATTTAGATATCTCCTTGCCCAACATTGTAATGTTGATGTAAGAAATGTTCATGCATATATATTAGGTGAACATGGGGACAGTGAAATGGCTGCATGGAGTCTTACAAATATTGGCGGAGTTAATTTTATGCAAGAATGCTTACTGTGTGGTAATAACTGCCCCCCAACAGTTAAGCAAGAAATATTTGATAAAGTAAAAAATGCCGCTTATGAAATAATACAAAGAAAAGGTGCAACTTACTATGCTATTGCACTTGCTGTAAGAAGAATTGTAGAATCAATTATAAGAAATGAAAACACCATTTTACCTGTTTCAAGCGTTGTAGATGATGTGTTTGGAATATCTGATATTGCAATATCACTGCCATCTGTTGTTAATAATACTGGAGTTGTAAAAGTATTTGATATACCACTTACTGATGAAGAAATAAAATCACTACAAAATTCTGCAAAAGTTTTAAAAGAAACTATAAAATCTCTTGAAATTTAA
- the holA gene encoding DNA polymerase III subunit delta, with translation MNERQRLLNQHIKSKKFEKIYFFYGQERFLIDYYTNNIPKMIVNNNENILIFDGEDANYDEVVNELFSFSFASISKVFVFKNFIKNANKIKLETILKQLEQTNDGNIIIFKEYEINNSSYVSKIKPIAFWVEFEKQLTVDLIKWVQNIFNKENKQISENMAEEIINHFDRDMYTIYNYLNILISYLGGKNKPSYEDIRLFMYPNPQDRIFLMLDAFSQKDIEKGFEYLNQLYELKESSLRILFMINRHFKILGILKDSLQDKRTIIKTAGIKEYFYDKYKKQADQFTIEKIKNIIQKSVEIDYLIKTGQLQQTLGIETLIYEIIK, from the coding sequence ATGAATGAAAGGCAAAGACTATTAAATCAACATATAAAAAGCAAAAAATTTGAAAAGATATATTTTTTTTATGGGCAAGAAAGGTTTTTAATAGATTACTATACAAATAATATACCTAAAATGATTGTAAACAATAATGAGAATATTTTGATTTTTGATGGCGAAGATGCAAATTATGATGAAGTTGTGAATGAGCTTTTTTCTTTTAGCTTTGCTAGCATATCAAAAGTTTTTGTATTTAAAAATTTTATAAAAAATGCTAACAAAATAAAGTTAGAAACCATTTTAAAACAGCTTGAACAAACTAATGATGGTAATATTATTATTTTTAAAGAATATGAGATTAACAACTCCAGTTATGTTAGCAAAATAAAGCCTATTGCTTTTTGGGTTGAATTTGAAAAGCAACTGACTGTTGATCTTATAAAATGGGTTCAGAATATATTTAATAAAGAAAATAAACAAATTTCAGAAAATATGGCAGAAGAAATAATTAATCATTTTGATAGAGATATGTATACAATTTATAATTATTTGAATATCTTAATATCATATTTAGGTGGTAAAAATAAACCTTCATATGAAGATATTCGACTATTTATGTATCCAAATCCTCAAGATAGAATTTTTTTAATGCTTGATGCATTTTCACAAAAGGATATTGAAAAAGGATTTGAATATTTAAATCAATTATATGAATTAAAGGAAAGTAGTTTAAGAATTTTATTTATGATAAACAGACATTTTAAGATTCTTGGAATATTAAAAGATTCATTACAAGATAAAAGGACAATTATAAAAACTGCAGGAATAAAGGAATACTTTTATGATAAATATAAAAAACAAGCAGACCAATTTACAATTGAAAAAATAAAAAATATAATACAAAAATCAGTTGAAATTGATTACCTAATAAAAACTGGACAATTACAACAAACACTTGGTATTGAGACATTGATATATGAGATAATAAAATAA
- the rpsT gene encoding 30S ribosomal protein S20, which yields MANIKSAKKKIKVIRRRTLENKIQKIKMKKAIKEMKKALLANDVSKARELYPNVAKIIDQTAAKGIIHKNNASRKKSRLMKLINKYAALTQPKPDTKAE from the coding sequence TTGGCAAATATTAAATCAGCAAAAAAGAAGATTAAGGTTATTAGAAGAAGAACTCTTGAAAATAAGATTCAAAAAATAAAAATGAAAAAGGCAATAAAGGAAATGAAGAAGGCTTTACTTGCTAATGATGTTTCAAAAGCAAGAGAACTTTATCCAAATGTTGCAAAGATAATTGACCAAACTGCAGCTAAAGGTATAATCCATAAAAATAATGCTTCAAGGAAAAAATCAAGACTTATGAAGCTAATAAACAAATATGCTGCATTAACTCAGCCAAAGCCTGATACAAAAGCTGAATAG
- a CDS encoding PHP domain-containing protein — protein sequence MIDLHVHTTASDGTFSPSEVVKIAKQSNLSAIAITDHDTILGIQEAKEKAEDLGIEVISGVEISADFEIEMHILGYFIDVNNNKLIDNLLLLESFRHQRNPKIVEKLQQLGYNITIDEIIEVAKDSIIGRPHIAQVLVNKGYFNSPKEVFEKLLSFGKPAYVKKDKLKPFEAINILKESGGLAILAHPYKFLYLEEGVENVFEELKLYGLDGIEAIHSEHSDIETKKLIELANRFSFLITGGSDFHGKNKPDIKLGVGRNNIKVDDEILERLKERLKK from the coding sequence ATGATTGATCTTCATGTTCATACAACAGCTTCAGATGGAACTTTTTCACCATCTGAAGTTGTTAAAATAGCTAAGCAAAGTAATTTAAGTGCTATTGCTATTACAGACCATGACACTATTTTAGGGATTCAAGAAGCAAAGGAAAAAGCAGAAGATTTAGGAATAGAGGTTATTAGCGGTGTAGAAATAAGTGCTGACTTTGAAATTGAAATGCATATTTTGGGCTATTTTATTGATGTGAATAATAATAAATTAATTGATAACTTATTGTTACTTGAATCTTTTAGGCATCAAAGGAATCCTAAAATTGTAGAAAAACTGCAACAGTTAGGTTATAACATAACAATTGATGAGATTATTGAAGTTGCAAAAGATAGTATTATTGGTAGACCACATATAGCACAAGTTTTAGTGAATAAAGGTTATTTTAACAGTCCCAAAGAGGTTTTTGAAAAATTATTATCATTTGGAAAACCAGCTTATGTTAAGAAGGATAAATTAAAGCCATTTGAAGCAATAAATATTCTTAAAGAGTCAGGTGGATTAGCTATTCTTGCTCATCCATATAAATTTTTATACCTTGAAGAAGGTGTCGAAAATGTTTTTGAAGAATTAAAATTATATGGATTAGACGGGATAGAAGCAATACATTCTGAACACAGTGATATTGAAACCAAAAAACTTATTGAACTTGCTAATAGATTTTCCTTTTTAATAACCGGTGGCAGTGATTTTCACGGTAAGAATAAACCAGATATAAAATTAGGAGTTGGAAGAAATAACATTAAAGTTGATGATGAAATTCTTGAAAGATTAAAAGAAAGGTTAAAAAAATGA